A DNA window from Paenibacillus sp. HWE-109 contains the following coding sequences:
- a CDS encoding IS3 family transposase — translation MASSTYYDRHKVMRSSLKRPSAPGRGRPATLHSKTHTGQIVSNAQIEEWLLELVSGEEHSYGYVLLTECLRVQHSLVINKKKVYRLCQKLGILNPQRRKKIHYPRRLARNHTINASNQLWQLDIKYGYVAGYDQFFYLADIIDVFDRSIVGYHLGSSCEAKHVCQAVKDALRSRIASGASKPIIRTDNGPQFISKAFGDMCEDETMIHERIPPKTPNKNAYIESFHATLERDLLRKESFETFEEAYRAIHTYMDFYNNRRMHRSLGKRSPAAFMRWVEKASMDTSSYVLAI, via the coding sequence GTGGCTTCTTCGACCTACTACGACCGTCACAAAGTTATGCGTTCTTCGCTAAAGCGCCCTTCAGCACCTGGAAGGGGGCGTCCAGCCACACTTCACTCGAAGACGCATACGGGTCAAATCGTAAGCAATGCCCAGATTGAGGAATGGCTGTTAGAGCTAGTTTCGGGTGAGGAGCATAGTTATGGTTACGTTCTACTGACGGAGTGTTTGCGCGTTCAACATAGCCTTGTAATCAACAAAAAGAAAGTGTATCGGTTATGTCAGAAGCTCGGTATTTTAAATCCGCAGCGGCGCAAAAAGATTCATTATCCGAGACGTTTAGCCCGCAATCATACCATTAACGCGTCCAACCAACTATGGCAATTAGACATCAAATATGGGTACGTAGCAGGCTATGATCAATTCTTTTATCTCGCGGATATTATCGATGTATTTGATCGAAGCATCGTCGGCTATCATCTTGGATCCAGCTGCGAAGCTAAGCATGTTTGCCAAGCGGTTAAAGACGCTCTACGTTCACGCATAGCATCAGGTGCAAGCAAGCCGATTATTCGCACAGACAACGGTCCTCAGTTTATTAGCAAGGCTTTTGGAGACATGTGTGAGGATGAAACGATGATTCACGAGCGGATTCCACCCAAAACGCCCAATAAAAATGCCTATATCGAATCATTCCATGCCACATTAGAGCGTGACTTATTGAGGAAAGAAAGCTTTGAAACGTTTGAAGAAGCTTATCGAGCTATTCATACGTACATGGATTTTTATAATAATCGTCGCATGCATAGAAGCCTCGGTAAACGATCGCCAGCCGCATTTATGAGGTGGGTAGAAAAAGCATCGATGGATACGTCCAGCTATGTGCTCGCCATTTAA
- a CDS encoding ABC transporter substrate-binding protein has translation MSTAKKRFSQTIVSLFVLAFAAGCANQATTAGGAKSSSSPAPSPSAAAQTKASAPAVDLSKVTLRVGQTGWANLEIGFKEAGLTDTPYKLQFSVFQGGNLQLEAMAANNLDLGSTSEIPPIFASQAANGGNFKVIASFESTTLNQEIVVPKGSPIKSVAELKGKKVAYVNATTAHYFLVKILQNAGLSWTDVEAVPLSTSDGLSALISGKVDALASYGNAIISAHQNGATELASAKDILSGNFLYEATPDAISDPAKHAAIVDFLSRLNKFYAWTRNNQQKWAEITATNTKQPVEQALDTLKKGEIQRPSKISSNFDKAIASEQDVADALTSVGVLKNKIDVSATWSRAFEEELKKITAAP, from the coding sequence ATGTCAACAGCCAAAAAACGATTCAGCCAAACCATTGTTTCTTTATTCGTACTCGCATTTGCGGCGGGTTGTGCCAACCAAGCAACAACAGCGGGAGGTGCCAAGTCGTCTAGTTCTCCCGCACCATCACCTTCGGCAGCGGCGCAGACCAAAGCATCAGCACCTGCCGTAGACTTGAGCAAAGTGACACTTCGCGTCGGACAGACGGGGTGGGCCAATTTGGAAATCGGCTTCAAAGAAGCTGGTTTGACGGATACGCCTTATAAGCTGCAATTCAGCGTGTTTCAAGGTGGCAATCTCCAGTTGGAGGCAATGGCGGCGAACAATTTGGACCTAGGCTCAACGAGCGAAATTCCACCTATTTTTGCCTCGCAGGCTGCTAATGGCGGTAATTTCAAGGTCATCGCCTCCTTTGAATCTACGACATTAAACCAAGAAATTGTCGTCCCCAAAGGATCGCCGATCAAAAGTGTCGCTGAACTGAAAGGCAAGAAAGTTGCCTATGTGAACGCGACGACAGCGCATTACTTTTTGGTGAAAATCTTGCAGAATGCGGGTCTCTCTTGGACGGATGTTGAAGCGGTGCCTTTATCTACGTCGGATGGACTTAGTGCGTTAATTAGCGGCAAAGTGGATGCCTTAGCGAGTTACGGGAATGCGATTATTTCTGCCCATCAGAATGGCGCAACAGAACTGGCCAGTGCCAAAGATATTTTATCTGGAAACTTTTTATATGAAGCAACACCAGATGCGATCAGTGATCCGGCCAAGCATGCGGCAATCGTAGATTTTTTGAGCAGATTGAATAAGTTTTACGCATGGACACGCAATAATCAGCAGAAATGGGCTGAAATTACAGCAACTAATACGAAGCAACCGGTTGAACAGGCACTGGACACACTCAAAAAAGGCGAGATCCAACGTCCTTCCAAAATTTCTTCTAATTTCGATAAAGCCATTGCTTCAGAGCAGGATGTGGCCGATGCACTGACAAGTGTAGGGGTATTGAAAAATAAAATTGATGTCAGCGCTACATGGAGCCGGGCCTTCGAGGAAGAACTCAAGAAGATAACAGCAGCGCCATAA
- a CDS encoding Gfo/Idh/MocA family protein, translating into MQKSDGMNYAPIGSFHSVCEPGEFVFAAAALDHGHIYGMCNGLKEAGAVLKWVYDPDPVKVDKFVSTYPEVRIAASLEQILQDPEVKLVASAAIPSDRGPLGLRVMSSGKDYFTDKAPFTTLEQLEAARTMVAQTGQKFAVYYSERLHVESSIYAGQLIEQGAIGRVLQVIGLGPHRISLSSRPDWFFDRERFGGILCDIGSHQIEQFLYFTGAKDAKVVHSKVANYQFPQHPTFEDFGDATLIADNGATGYFRVDWLTPDGLSTWGDGRMTILGTEGYIELRKYVDIARDKTSDHVYLVNKDGEQHFAVNGQVGFPYFGQLILDCLQRTELAMTQEHTFKAAELCLIAQRDAIHITQG; encoded by the coding sequence ATACAAAAAAGTGATGGTATGAACTACGCGCCTATCGGAAGCTTTCATTCCGTATGCGAGCCAGGTGAATTTGTATTCGCAGCTGCAGCTCTGGATCACGGGCATATTTATGGCATGTGCAATGGCTTGAAAGAAGCAGGCGCTGTTTTAAAGTGGGTCTATGACCCGGATCCTGTCAAAGTGGACAAGTTTGTGAGCACATATCCAGAAGTGCGTATCGCGGCTTCGCTAGAACAAATTTTGCAAGACCCTGAAGTGAAGCTTGTGGCTAGTGCAGCAATTCCGTCTGATCGCGGTCCGCTCGGGCTTCGCGTTATGTCCAGCGGGAAGGACTATTTCACAGATAAAGCGCCATTTACGACGCTGGAGCAGTTGGAAGCTGCGCGTACCATGGTCGCCCAAACGGGGCAGAAATTCGCCGTTTATTATAGTGAACGGCTTCATGTCGAAAGCTCCATCTATGCAGGGCAGCTGATCGAACAAGGGGCAATCGGCCGCGTACTGCAAGTCATCGGCTTGGGACCGCATCGGATCAGCTTATCCAGTCGACCGGATTGGTTTTTTGATCGGGAGCGATTTGGCGGTATATTGTGCGATATCGGCAGTCATCAAATTGAGCAGTTTCTCTATTTTACAGGGGCGAAGGATGCGAAGGTGGTTCACAGCAAGGTTGCCAATTATCAATTTCCACAGCACCCGACTTTTGAGGATTTTGGCGATGCTACGCTAATAGCGGACAATGGCGCAACGGGGTATTTCCGTGTGGATTGGCTGACGCCGGATGGGCTGAGCACATGGGGGGATGGCCGCATGACCATTCTGGGCACCGAGGGTTACATCGAGCTTCGCAAATACGTGGATATCGCCAGAGACAAGACGAGCGACCATGTGTATCTGGTGAATAAAGACGGTGAGCAGCATTTTGCTGTGAATGGTCAAGTAGGATTCCCCTATTTTGGTCAGCTGATTCTGGATTGTCTCCAGCGCACAGAGCTTGCCATGACCCAGGAGCACACGTTCAAAGCAGCCGAATTGTGCTTAATTGCGCAGCGTGATGCGATTCATATTACGCAAGGCTAA
- a CDS encoding LLM class flavin-dependent oxidoreductase, with amino-acid sequence MKFALFSLMMNLPNALSGESLTTRQKFENVLKQAELAEELGFEAYGVGERHGAPFLSSSPPVVLTAIAARTSKIRLLTTVTVLSVLDPVRVAEDYATLDHLSDGRLELIIGKGNDPRHYPLFGITEDEQWESMAERYALLKQLWTEENVTWEGRYRPPLNEVTTQPRPFQKSIPIWHGSASSQLSTELAAKYGEPIFSSNTFHPQAKYKALIDHYRERLAYYGHDPSQAVVGSGFGSLYLANTSEEAIKRYRPYYDAFRSTASAQHNNSPFRDLEDNIANGPVLVGSSEQVIEKILNYHAAYGHQVVSISVDGLTEAEQREQVERFASEVMPVLRRELPSTVWESKPSLVHAAN; translated from the coding sequence ATGAAATTCGCTTTATTCAGTCTTATGATGAATCTCCCGAATGCGCTGTCCGGTGAAAGTCTGACAACTCGGCAGAAATTCGAAAATGTTCTCAAGCAAGCGGAACTCGCAGAGGAGCTAGGCTTCGAGGCATATGGCGTGGGGGAGCGGCACGGAGCTCCGTTCCTTTCCTCATCGCCGCCGGTTGTGCTCACGGCTATCGCCGCAAGAACGTCGAAGATTCGGTTGTTAACGACCGTAACCGTGTTGAGCGTGCTTGACCCGGTGCGCGTCGCAGAGGATTATGCAACGCTGGACCATTTGTCCGACGGGCGACTGGAATTAATCATCGGCAAGGGAAATGACCCGCGCCACTATCCGCTGTTCGGGATTACCGAAGACGAGCAGTGGGAATCAATGGCCGAGCGGTATGCGCTGCTCAAGCAGCTGTGGACGGAGGAAAACGTGACGTGGGAGGGCCGTTATCGCCCGCCGCTGAATGAAGTGACTACACAGCCAAGACCGTTTCAGAAGTCGATTCCAATATGGCATGGCAGTGCATCCAGTCAGCTCTCCACGGAATTAGCAGCTAAATATGGTGAACCTATTTTCTCTTCGAATACCTTCCATCCGCAGGCGAAGTACAAAGCCTTGATTGATCACTACCGAGAGCGACTCGCGTACTACGGTCATGATCCCAGCCAAGCCGTAGTAGGCTCGGGCTTCGGCAGCTTGTATCTTGCCAATACTTCGGAAGAAGCAATCAAGCGATATCGTCCTTATTATGATGCGTTCCGGTCTACGGCGTCAGCGCAGCACAATAACTCGCCATTCCGGGATTTGGAAGATAATATCGCCAATGGTCCTGTGCTCGTAGGCAGTTCGGAGCAGGTGATCGAGAAAATCTTGAACTACCACGCAGCATATGGTCACCAAGTGGTGAGCATCAGTGTGGATGGCTTAACCGAGGCGGAACAGCGCGAACAAGTTGAGCGCTTCGCATCAGAAGTCATGCCCGTCCTTCGCCGAGAATTGCCCAGCACCGTATGGGAGAGCAAGCCATCGTTGGTGCATGCGGCCAACTAA
- a CDS encoding aminotransferase class I/II-fold pyridoxal phosphate-dependent enzyme → MSQTITPFSFAKRIPTTPSIGSTTVTKPDHVHLSFGFAAPHLFPIEQLSQAAADAVTLHGRKALQYSGSGGPGQILSWIQARSKVHGIHAELDQILVTYGSTQGIDLATRILVDPGDHVWVESPSFFSALQAFRTAEAVITSFPIDDEGVRVDLIENALLDARQNNKPIPKFLYTMPTYHNPGGVTLSLERRKRLAQLAEIYNFFILEDDAYSELNFTGNTYPPLYTLYPERVIYLNTFSKIIAPGLRLGWIIADSSVIAKIRLLSLGGSIGVFTQEIVAKLLSGFAFQEHVDSLIDHYRNQRDIMAKAVRESFGEHVSFHLPEGGFYIWLRFPDHVNTSDFLQDAADRGVSFVDGKSFYVNPEGFHYARLCFSYVSEAEIVRGVRSLADAYFAYIYKSNSSNTSNTSSNNTSSNKNNPKIPTVLAAQEDIRTSDSEQLIKELSVELGRLYESDGTAGFQASDVEVPRAAFIVARLDGHPVGCGALRPIDETTVEVKRMYTRPDFRRKGVAQAILSEAERLATQFGYTSIKLQTGPKQPEAAALYERVGYYRVPIYSGNWDLVLAYQKDLNS, encoded by the coding sequence ATGTCCCAAACCATAACACCTTTTTCTTTTGCCAAACGGATACCAACGACACCGTCCATTGGCAGCACAACCGTGACCAAACCGGATCATGTGCACTTATCCTTTGGCTTTGCAGCACCGCATTTATTCCCGATTGAACAATTGTCGCAAGCAGCAGCAGATGCCGTCACTTTGCATGGCAGAAAAGCTTTGCAGTACTCAGGCTCCGGAGGTCCTGGCCAAATTCTATCGTGGATTCAGGCTCGCTCCAAGGTTCACGGGATTCACGCTGAGCTCGATCAAATCCTGGTGACATACGGCTCCACGCAAGGTATCGATTTGGCGACGCGTATTCTCGTTGATCCCGGCGATCACGTATGGGTAGAATCGCCTTCTTTTTTCAGTGCGCTGCAAGCTTTCCGCACGGCCGAAGCGGTCATTACCTCTTTTCCGATTGATGATGAGGGTGTACGTGTTGATTTGATCGAGAATGCACTATTGGATGCGAGGCAGAACAACAAACCGATCCCTAAATTTCTCTATACCATGCCTACCTATCATAATCCCGGTGGGGTTACGCTCTCCCTTGAACGCAGGAAACGCCTTGCGCAGCTGGCTGAGATTTACAATTTCTTTATTTTGGAAGACGACGCCTATTCCGAACTGAATTTCACAGGCAACACGTATCCACCGCTATACACGTTATATCCAGAGAGAGTGATCTATCTCAATACTTTTTCCAAAATCATTGCTCCTGGCCTTCGCTTAGGTTGGATCATCGCCGATTCAAGTGTGATTGCGAAAATAAGGCTGTTGAGCCTTGGCGGCAGCATCGGCGTATTTACACAAGAGATCGTGGCCAAGCTGCTCAGTGGTTTTGCTTTTCAAGAACATGTGGATAGCCTGATTGATCATTATCGCAATCAAAGGGACATCATGGCCAAAGCCGTACGCGAAAGTTTCGGTGAGCATGTAAGCTTTCATTTGCCGGAGGGCGGCTTCTATATTTGGCTCCGTTTCCCGGACCATGTGAATACAAGTGACTTCCTGCAGGATGCCGCAGATCGGGGCGTTAGCTTCGTGGATGGCAAAAGTTTTTATGTCAACCCCGAAGGGTTTCATTATGCGAGACTCTGTTTCAGCTATGTGAGTGAAGCTGAGATTGTTCGTGGGGTGAGAAGCTTAGCTGATGCTTATTTTGCTTATATCTATAAGAGCAACAGTAGCAATACTAGCAATACTAGCAGTAACAACACTAGCAGTAACAAAAACAATCCGAAGATTCCAACTGTCCTTGCCGCGCAAGAAGATATTAGAACATCGGATTCTGAACAATTGATCAAAGAGTTAAGTGTGGAATTGGGGCGGCTTTACGAATCGGACGGAACAGCCGGCTTTCAAGCTTCAGACGTCGAAGTTCCGCGCGCTGCTTTCATCGTTGCCAGATTGGATGGACACCCTGTCGGATGTGGCGCCTTGCGTCCTATCGATGAGACGACAGTCGAAGTGAAACGGATGTATACGAGGCCGGATTTCCGCCGGAAAGGCGTAGCGCAAGCGATTCTATCCGAAGCGGAGCGGCTCGCCACTCAGTTCGGCTATACGAGCATTAAGCTGCAAACGGGACCCAAGCAGCCGGAAGCAGCCGCCCTTTATGAGCGGGTTGGTTATTATCGTGTGCCGATTTATAGCGGGAACTGGGATTTAGTACTGGCTTATCAAAAGGATTTGAACAGCTGA
- a CDS encoding AraC family transcriptional regulator produces the protein MTFIQDLGLHEIPLYFTYRRSTIGSSEYQGTFHAHQGVEMLYIHEGHGTLIVNQKSYEVSAGMLCIFQPFQLHHIQMNADQPFTRSIVHYEPSLYEPYFEKWPSLHAFFKIMYTSKLPAPCLSKIDEPEPLLSLFPSLEEKLRTLPKKDYLEEFSLFLIAYFRAFRTIWERSDIQSNTVITRQKHQAERILNWLESHFTEPLRLEHMASELHLSPHHLSHLFKECTGSSISDYVTARRIQQAVQLLNATDQSIAQIGEAIGLSNTSYFCKIFKSHMGSTPHQFRNRHQRR, from the coding sequence ATGACCTTCATCCAGGATCTCGGCCTCCATGAAATTCCGCTTTATTTCACCTATCGCCGCAGTACAATTGGAAGTTCTGAATACCAAGGCACGTTTCATGCCCATCAAGGCGTTGAAATGTTGTATATACATGAGGGACACGGCACGCTCATTGTCAATCAAAAAAGCTACGAAGTAAGCGCTGGCATGCTTTGTATCTTCCAACCCTTTCAACTCCACCACATTCAGATGAATGCTGATCAGCCTTTCACTCGTTCCATCGTGCATTATGAGCCATCGCTTTACGAGCCTTATTTCGAAAAGTGGCCCAGCCTGCACGCCTTTTTCAAGATTATGTACACGAGCAAACTGCCCGCGCCCTGCCTATCCAAGATAGACGAGCCCGAGCCGTTATTATCCCTATTTCCTAGTCTCGAGGAAAAGCTGCGCACTCTGCCCAAGAAAGATTATCTGGAAGAGTTCTCCTTATTCCTGATTGCTTACTTTCGCGCTTTTAGAACCATCTGGGAACGCAGTGACATCCAGTCCAACACGGTGATTACACGGCAGAAACATCAAGCTGAACGTATTCTGAATTGGTTGGAAAGCCACTTTACCGAGCCCTTGCGCTTGGAACATATGGCTAGCGAACTTCATCTGTCGCCGCACCATCTATCCCATCTCTTCAAGGAATGCACGGGCAGCAGCATTTCTGACTATGTGACTGCCCGCCGTATCCAGCAAGCGGTCCAATTGCTGAATGCGACGGATCAGTCGATCGCCCAAATCGGTGAAGCCATCGGACTTAGCAATACATCCTATTTTTGCAAAATATTCAAAAGCCACATGGGCAGTACGCCCCATCAATTCCGCAATCGGCACCAGCGTCGCTAG
- a CDS encoding transposase — MQQRNKVFEEVRFKVAQEALGGIKTGVLSRRYDVSPKTIRNWVKEYQETFGDDALPTLDERMAESKRLAELEEKYACALKALGEKELENNILRELVKKSSPASKINSTLPKRSSSRDIP; from the coding sequence GTGCAACAACGTAACAAGGTGTTTGAAGAAGTGCGTTTCAAGGTAGCTCAAGAAGCGCTTGGTGGAATTAAGACGGGTGTTCTTTCGCGAAGATATGATGTATCGCCAAAAACCATCCGTAACTGGGTAAAGGAATATCAAGAGACCTTTGGGGATGATGCGTTACCAACATTAGATGAACGTATGGCTGAATCCAAGCGCCTAGCTGAACTGGAAGAAAAATATGCTTGTGCGCTAAAAGCACTCGGAGAGAAAGAGTTGGAAAACAATATTCTGAGAGAACTTGTAAAAAAGTCCAGCCCTGCCTCGAAGATAAACTCAACATTGCCCAAACGTTCATCGAGCAGGGACATCCCATAA
- a CDS encoding ABC transporter permease subunit gives MKESKGKQRFFVIAPWIIPIVIIIAWHVLTTTGVVGANVLPQPVKVLSVFVAMLKSGELLTHITISARRAFSGLLLGGGIGFLFGLLNGFSRVAEKLADSSIQMIRTIPHLALIPLVIIWFGIDESAKLVLVSLGVFFPVYLNTFHGIRSIDPGLIEMGKVYGLNRLALYWHIILPGALPSILVGLRYALGIMWLTLIVAETVAAKSGLGYMANSAREFFQMDVIVLSILIYALLGKLSDSAAKWLEKWWLQWNPSYVRQ, from the coding sequence ATGAAAGAATCGAAAGGAAAACAACGCTTCTTTGTCATCGCTCCTTGGATTATTCCGATTGTTATCATCATCGCCTGGCATGTTTTGACGACAACCGGGGTTGTTGGTGCGAATGTGCTGCCACAGCCCGTCAAAGTGCTAAGCGTCTTTGTCGCTATGCTGAAATCAGGTGAGTTGTTGACTCACATTACGATAAGTGCCAGGCGAGCTTTCAGTGGACTGCTGCTTGGCGGAGGCATAGGGTTTCTGTTTGGCCTGCTGAATGGATTCTCGCGAGTAGCGGAGAAATTGGCGGACTCGTCCATCCAAATGATTCGAACGATTCCCCATCTCGCCCTGATCCCACTGGTGATCATCTGGTTTGGGATTGATGAGTCAGCGAAGCTGGTGCTTGTATCCTTGGGCGTTTTCTTCCCGGTGTATCTTAATACGTTCCATGGCATTCGCTCGATTGATCCAGGCTTGATTGAAATGGGAAAAGTATATGGTTTAAATCGCTTAGCCTTGTATTGGCATATTATTTTGCCGGGTGCTTTGCCTTCTATCCTGGTCGGTCTGCGTTACGCACTAGGCATTATGTGGCTCACGCTCATCGTGGCCGAAACGGTTGCAGCCAAATCAGGCTTGGGCTATATGGCGAATAGTGCCAGGGAATTTTTCCAAATGGACGTTATCGTTCTCAGTATTCTCATTTATGCATTGTTGGGTAAATTATCGGACAGCGCTGCGAAATGGCTGGAGAAATGGTGGCTGCAGTGGAATCCAAGCTATGTCAGACAGTAA